A window of Macrotis lagotis isolate mMagLag1 chromosome X, bilby.v1.9.chrom.fasta, whole genome shotgun sequence contains these coding sequences:
- the TRMO gene encoding tRNA (adenine(37)-N6)-methyltransferase isoform X2 — MQRSEQPGTPPASTPCGCVKPALETGNILTEPIGYIESCFSAKNGTPRQPSICSLSRACLRIRKSVFNNPEHSVMGLEQFSHVWVLFVFHKNGHLSCKAKVQPPRLNGTKTGIFSTRSPHRPNAIGLTLAKLDKVEGAIYLSGIDMINGTPVLDIKPYIPDYDAPRDLIEPLNELNLQEGEQKQKDFPHMINTTGNYEQQQKAEDFRPQYHSTEGKHPEDQTAEEKYLKHKDSAEVKHPLNKYRSTTADCILEIKINESSSRDEEQIDLHQPKEGIDNRRSIMEGDATTQENSSGTQHPSSRGIMAPASSVPSWVKDSPVTTLEVRFTPHAEMDLEHFSSKDDTDVTVTSFKYFRSVKEAKCAIIAVLAADPRSVYRRKHCQDRLFYFSMDTAHVTCWFGDGFAEVLRIKHTDTVEKTIWQCSLQAAPS, encoded by the exons gtAATATTTTAACTGAACCAATTGGTTACATAGAGTCATGTTTCTCAGCTAAGAATGGTACACCGAGGCAGCCAAGCATTTGCAGTTTGTCGCGTGCTTGTTTGAGGATAAGAAAAAGTGTCTTTAACAACCCTGAACATTCTGTAATGGGCTTAGAACAGTTTTCACATGTTTG ggttttgtttgtctttcataAAAATGGTCATTTGAGTTGTAAGGCAAAAGTACAGCCTCCTCGGTTGAATGGTACAAAGACTGGAATCTTCTCCACAAGGAGTCCCCATCGCCCTAATGCCATTGGATTGACTCTTGCCAAGCTGGACAAAGTAGAAG GTGCCATATACCTCTCTGGAATTGACATGATAAATGGTACACCTGTTCTGGACATAAAACCTTATATACCTGACTATGATGCACCACGGGATCTGATTGAACCTTTAAATGAACTCAATTTACAAGAAGGggaacagaaacagaaagacttTCCACATATGATTAACACAACTGGTAATTATGAGCAGCAGCAAAAAGCAGAGGACTTCAGACCTCAATACCACAGTACAGAGGGGAAACACCCTGAAGACCAAACtgcagaagaaaaatatttaaaacataaagACTCAGCAGAAGTGAAACACCCCTTAAATAAGTACAGGAGCACAACAGCAGattgtattttagaaataaaaataaatgagagttcaAGTAGAGATGAAGAACAAATTGACCTGCATCAGCCAAAGGAAGGTATAGACAATAGACGAAGTATAATGGAAGGAGATGCAACTACACAAGAAAACAGCTCAGGGACTCAGCATCCGTCCAGCAGGGGGATCATGGCCCCTGCCAGTTCTGTTCCATCCTGGGTGAAAGATTCTCCTGTGACTACTTTAGAAGTCCGATTTACCCCTCATGCGGAAATGGATCTTGAACACTTTAGTTCCAAAGATGATACAg ATGTCACTGTaacttcatttaaatattttcgATCAGTGAAAGAGGCAAAGTGTGCCATTATTGCCGTATTAGCAGCCGATCCCCGGTCTGTGTATCGAAGGAAACATTGCCAGGACCGTCTTTTCTACTTTTCAATGGACACGGCTCATGTTACTTGCTGGTTTGGTGATGGGTTTGCAGAAGTGCTAAGGATCAAGCACACTGACACTGTGGAGAAAACAATTTGGCAATGCTCATTACAGGCAGCTCCATCTTAA
- the TRMO gene encoding tRNA (adenine(37)-N6)-methyltransferase isoform X1, with protein MQRSEQPGTPPASTPCGCVKPALETGNILTEPIGYIESCFSAKNGTPRQPSICSLSRACLRIRKSVFNNPEHSVMGLEQFSHVWVLFVFHKNGHLSCKAKVQPPRLNGTKTGIFSTRSPHRPNAIGLTLAKLDKVEAGAIYLSGIDMINGTPVLDIKPYIPDYDAPRDLIEPLNELNLQEGEQKQKDFPHMINTTGNYEQQQKAEDFRPQYHSTEGKHPEDQTAEEKYLKHKDSAEVKHPLNKYRSTTADCILEIKINESSSRDEEQIDLHQPKEGIDNRRSIMEGDATTQENSSGTQHPSSRGIMAPASSVPSWVKDSPVTTLEVRFTPHAEMDLEHFSSKDDTDVTVTSFKYFRSVKEAKCAIIAVLAADPRSVYRRKHCQDRLFYFSMDTAHVTCWFGDGFAEVLRIKHTDTVEKTIWQCSLQAAPS; from the exons gtAATATTTTAACTGAACCAATTGGTTACATAGAGTCATGTTTCTCAGCTAAGAATGGTACACCGAGGCAGCCAAGCATTTGCAGTTTGTCGCGTGCTTGTTTGAGGATAAGAAAAAGTGTCTTTAACAACCCTGAACATTCTGTAATGGGCTTAGAACAGTTTTCACATGTTTG ggttttgtttgtctttcataAAAATGGTCATTTGAGTTGTAAGGCAAAAGTACAGCCTCCTCGGTTGAATGGTACAAAGACTGGAATCTTCTCCACAAGGAGTCCCCATCGCCCTAATGCCATTGGATTGACTCTTGCCAAGCTGGACAAAGTAGAAG CAGGTGCCATATACCTCTCTGGAATTGACATGATAAATGGTACACCTGTTCTGGACATAAAACCTTATATACCTGACTATGATGCACCACGGGATCTGATTGAACCTTTAAATGAACTCAATTTACAAGAAGGggaacagaaacagaaagacttTCCACATATGATTAACACAACTGGTAATTATGAGCAGCAGCAAAAAGCAGAGGACTTCAGACCTCAATACCACAGTACAGAGGGGAAACACCCTGAAGACCAAACtgcagaagaaaaatatttaaaacataaagACTCAGCAGAAGTGAAACACCCCTTAAATAAGTACAGGAGCACAACAGCAGattgtattttagaaataaaaataaatgagagttcaAGTAGAGATGAAGAACAAATTGACCTGCATCAGCCAAAGGAAGGTATAGACAATAGACGAAGTATAATGGAAGGAGATGCAACTACACAAGAAAACAGCTCAGGGACTCAGCATCCGTCCAGCAGGGGGATCATGGCCCCTGCCAGTTCTGTTCCATCCTGGGTGAAAGATTCTCCTGTGACTACTTTAGAAGTCCGATTTACCCCTCATGCGGAAATGGATCTTGAACACTTTAGTTCCAAAGATGATACAg ATGTCACTGTaacttcatttaaatattttcgATCAGTGAAAGAGGCAAAGTGTGCCATTATTGCCGTATTAGCAGCCGATCCCCGGTCTGTGTATCGAAGGAAACATTGCCAGGACCGTCTTTTCTACTTTTCAATGGACACGGCTCATGTTACTTGCTGGTTTGGTGATGGGTTTGCAGAAGTGCTAAGGATCAAGCACACTGACACTGTGGAGAAAACAATTTGGCAATGCTCATTACAGGCAGCTCCATCTTAA